The DNA window CAGTTGTCTTGATGAAGAAAATTTAAATTTTATTTTTTCCTCAATAACAAAAGAAAAAGAAATTTATAAGGATACAAAAATTGAGGTAAAAAGGAGTTTAAACCCGTCTGAAAGAGAATACATAGTTGAAAATATTGAAATTGAGGTATAGAAATGTTTAAAGTCATAAAGGTTGAAGAAAGTATTTTTGAAGAAAATAAAAAAATTGCAGAAGAGGTAAAAGATATTCTTGAAAAAAATAAAGTTTTTTCTTTTAATGTAATGGGTGCTCCTGGAAGTGGAAAAACATTATTTATTGAAAAAACAATAGAAATACTTAAAGAAGAATTTAAATTTGGAGTTATTGAAGGAGATATTGAAGGAACATTTGATGCAGAAAGATTTAAAAGATTTGATATTCCAGTTGTTCAGATAAATACAGGAGGTGGATGCCATCTTGATGCAAATATGGTAAAAAATGGAATATTGAATTTACCACTTGAAAAAATTGAAATACTCTTTATTGAAAATGTTGGAAATCTTGTTTGTCCTGCTGAATTTGAAATAGGTACAGAAAAAAATATTGTTGTCTCTTCAATTACAGAAGGCGAAAATAAAGTTTCTAAATATCCCCTTATGTTTAAAGTTTCTCATATCTGTATTTTAAATAAAATTGACCTTCTCCCATATATTGAATTTGATATTGAAAAATTTAAAAAAGAAATTAAACAAATATCACCTGATACATACTTTATAAAACTTTCTTCAAAAACAGGTGAAAACTTTTCTGAATGGATAGAATACTTGAAAGGATTAAAAAGGGAGAAAAAGTAGCAATTATTGGGATTGGAAACAGATTAAAAGGGGATGATGCTGCTGGAAGTATAATTGCTGAAAAACTAAAAGAAAAAGTAAAGAATGAAAATTTACTTGTTATAGATGCAGAAATAAATCCTGAAAATTACATAGGAGTTATTAAAAAATTCAATCCTCCTTTTATACTCATAATAGATGCAATTGATTTCGGTTCTTTTCCAGGAGATTTTAGGATTTTTAAACCAGAGCAGATTAAGGATACAACAATTTCAACCCATAATTTTTCAATACCACTTTTAAAGAATTTGATAGATAATATTGAAATTTATATACTTGGAATTCAACCAGAAAAAATAAAACTTGGTGAAAATATAAGTCAAAAAGTATCAGAAACAATAGAAAAAATTATTAAAACCTTTTTAGTCCTTCTTCCACCTTAAAGGTGGACTTTGGAAATTAAGACAGGATAAGGTTTTTGAAGGGTAATTTTTTGTGGTAAAATTCAATTCAAATGGGATACTGTAAGATATGCAAAAAGGAAAAATTACTTTCAGAAAATCTTGGTATCTGTCTTGAATGTATAAGACAAAAACCAGAAGAAGCAATTTCTCTGGCAGATTATGTTCATAAAAAAGTAAGAGAAGGATTTAATCTTCCAGCATTCCCTCCAAAAACTGAAAATGGATTTAAATGTGAATTATGTTTTAACAGGTGTTCAATTGGTAAAAAAGAAAAAGGATATTGTGGATTAAGAGAAAACTTTAATGGTTTTTTAAAAAGTAAAGTCAGTCAGGATAAAGGAGTCCTTGATTTTTATTATGACCCAATTCCAACAAATTGCTGTGCTGAATGGTTCTGTGGTGCAGATATTGAAGGGAAAGGGAAATATAATCTTGCTGTATTTTTTTATGGTTGTTCATTTGACTGCCTTTTTTGCCAGAATTATTCCCATAAATATATTGAGAAAGGAAAAATTTTATCTATTGAAAATTTACTGAAATGGGCTATTGATGATAGAGTTTACTGTATTTGTTTTTTTGGAGGTTCTCCAGAACCGCAATTCCCTTTTATCATTAATTTCTGTGAAGAATTAATGAAAAAAAGAAAAATAAGGATCTGTTTTGAATGGAATGGTAGCGGAAATGAAGATTTTGTAAGAAAAATAGGAGAAATTGCTCTTAAAAGTAAAGGAATAATTAAATTTGATTTAAAAGCATTTGATGAAAATTTGAATATTGTTTTAACGGGTGTTTCAAATAAAAAAACATACCAGAATTTTAAATTGATTGCTAAAGAATTTTTAAAAAAAGCGGATTATCCATTACTGACAGCAACAACTCTTCTTGTTCCTTATTATATTGATGAAATTGAAGTTGAAAAAATATCAAAGTTCATTTCAGATTTAAGTCATGAAATTCCCTATTCACTTTTAATTTTTTATCCTGAATTTTATTTAAAAGATTTACCTGTAACTCCAAAAGAAACTCTTTATAAATGTTATAATATTGCAAAAAAATATCTCAAAAAATTACATATTGGAAATCTGCATCTTTTAAACTTAATTTGAAAAAAAATTTTTTTATGATATTATTGAATAAATACGATATTAT is part of the bacterium genome and encodes:
- a CDS encoding hydrogenase/urease maturation nickel metallochaperone HypA, whose protein sequence is MHELSVVNNILKIVERVCEENNAKKVLKINIKINPYSCLDEENLNFIFSSITKEKEIYKDTKIEVKRSLNPSEREYIVENIEIEV
- the hypB gene encoding hydrogenase nickel incorporation protein HypB — encoded protein: MFKVIKVEESIFEENKKIAEEVKDILEKNKVFSFNVMGAPGSGKTLFIEKTIEILKEEFKFGVIEGDIEGTFDAERFKRFDIPVVQINTGGGCHLDANMVKNGILNLPLEKIEILFIENVGNLVCPAEFEIGTEKNIVVSSITEGENKVSKYPLMFKVSHICILNKIDLLPYIEFDIEKFKKEIKQISPDTYFIKLSSKTGENFSEWIEYLKGLKREKK
- a CDS encoding hydrogenase 3 maturation endopeptidase HyCI, translating into MDRILERIKKGEKVAIIGIGNRLKGDDAAGSIIAEKLKEKVKNENLLVIDAEINPENYIGVIKKFNPPFILIIDAIDFGSFPGDFRIFKPEQIKDTTISTHNFSIPLLKNLIDNIEIYILGIQPEKIKLGENISQKVSETIEKIIKTFLVLLPP
- a CDS encoding radical SAM protein, which gives rise to MGYCKICKKEKLLSENLGICLECIRQKPEEAISLADYVHKKVREGFNLPAFPPKTENGFKCELCFNRCSIGKKEKGYCGLRENFNGFLKSKVSQDKGVLDFYYDPIPTNCCAEWFCGADIEGKGKYNLAVFFYGCSFDCLFCQNYSHKYIEKGKILSIENLLKWAIDDRVYCICFFGGSPEPQFPFIINFCEELMKKRKIRICFEWNGSGNEDFVRKIGEIALKSKGIIKFDLKAFDENLNIVLTGVSNKKTYQNFKLIAKEFLKKADYPLLTATTLLVPYYIDEIEVEKISKFISDLSHEIPYSLLIFYPEFYLKDLPVTPKETLYKCYNIAKKYLKKLHIGNLHLLNLI